One window of Magallana gigas chromosome 2, xbMagGiga1.1, whole genome shotgun sequence genomic DNA carries:
- the LOC105334355 gene encoding uncharacterized protein isoform X5 has translation MEGCENNGKPWNHLLIEVTYDMATCTRNVRVDEDDNQPYRKCSTATIRSEGTGTQYYSKHGGIQHMYDSSDTSSLDSFKSNSSCMRIRRVSSSVDGSTRFPRLQECAHFHYDVVELPNFQACLSDEEQENFHHVVGEEEGGAFLIKITCGNKCWMVKRTLKNFCMLDRQLHKCIFDRKFSRLPELQKSDEEKSPKEMELFLQAYLKRFSDIAGSMINCGSVLNWFEIDNRGNRLLVVDDSGINTPAIAAAHAVKRYTSQAIDEISLEVGDIVSVIDMPSTDDTIWWRGKRGFEVGFFPAECVEVIGDKIPASVQSMVPLNSNSKKPLVRKHGKFLSFLRMFFNTRPPRNQLKQSGIVKERVFGCDLGEHLLNSGHDVPLVLKCCSAFIEEMGIVDGIYRLSGITSNIQKLRLAFDEDRVPDLTEEIYLQDIHCISSLLKMYFRELPNPLLTYQLYDKFADAVRDEDNKLWKIHDVVQQLPPPHYRTTEFLMRHLAKVAAFGKETGMHSKNLAIVWAPNLLRSKELECGGGAAALQGVGIQAVVTECLIVYADLIFSDKLPSYSSPELKPSRKKPRPKSLAISTPTKLITLEEARERALSASLRPPHQKYIDVGSGPKGLPEKYHTVLDLPGYRKKMPLKEVGNLKAKKSPSGWRSIFSKGNRQSSIKHKNHKSGLSQSLGTGMERKAITEEDVQTWKRRRLRGAKSAESLLVLPQSSSIDSTKRMSRLVDENMLMKMFQEEEGRRPLGHKRSLSSESPRSLMHTEEAVTYPSYIVAGSREMAIDVYDLKDCVENENPEKRKQKQTFVRSEPKRRVVSHRRTPSAPLSPKLDDSREKSRSPKMSKQKGISQSVIEIEHRGTEGLRENLMSSSIDAEKFVLHMDDKDLLKPIDQKSKSPSSDSRRLRKSPQRDSKEMSASPKEQRKTLDISDKLQRKDEVIDLPESPGARRKNWLSSSSSTTSTTPDEPPLHQYFSRHHDYAEISNSESELIDNIQSSSTLKAEENANRLSDNYDNVDNAMFFLPSDDTDLLQSIDQATQSINQALDNTVTSYSYSESETNFSSVEFSKSRTNECSRMSKCLSVPSDIQKSLENLTSGSQTDLLSSITLSEVSTSIDSFSLSEETSSGADRKRRSASLDSLTESPLTRTLIEINAQIDQAFKNEVQKAKKLKEEKSLSIDSGDFKEEIATSMYESANQDSNTFVDRPAAEVQVVETPRLIRAPLRSAKDQNFSLNVGKSAESTNISSSYQTKTRTPEEHLVAFSSVQQVHSASSESRIISPQESPKQNLKGSASSLISMSPLSSPVMARTGSSPMSSPVQRRPKRSQPDTPTQPWAQDSPISSPGAAQGGYVSPLMSPASSDQSFDYDSQQRKMLSRRGKVTFDLSDDDLYFLSQQGKKRETLKRSDSNSSSSTVSSLSSPEARVKQTSKPDNSPSAIPKQSAKRDFPHLLLSSSNTDTKSTSSPRSPRNQPRWEDLAGLNQDFRAMAGLDKSSNKPQGKSKEGKSTTPLTKSSSNHENLDSSFDKKIHDLSNFNELWKTQLAPTGDVCRLTDNRDNGHGGNKHQLKRSVTLPASMEVPQTFDQRDRSPECSTEERTVVEHKPMIKKSLTDCDLPQIKHCSIVTQGSTDTSSSSEMHLCESGASLVVHEENSMDSQVNICRSESYNLAVGHSVGRNDIQDKEQTNKPAQIGKKINKTHKVDGKDVVLNMPVLPPLELSGFPKFENSDQVPITGASKLSCDKNEKAGNCNDLLGGEASFPVNLSDSYYDNSDMNTYGGDNSLNDTNSFGGHSSMMDEIDINESCFGIPTHQNLSNEIREKMQDRFKVKDHSSTFNDTIQPGLNVREFPDHMVIDENYDHPHGMDVDASVLATGYTSITRPAEDIQMLSQGPLITAEPFVVEQIEPVSQMVHPIDNSEEEAQNAINADKEFNMTLQTSLNQNAFFKPLCDRETAMETDVCSSVSGPLPQLPPPEQQFLEVHRPRVMKTKSKTLSSEGSSEKGENEVIVEHRASFKKKAPVPLPTSKLRKERKQPMEALDFSDLNDDVFVDDVKSNITSSKLVSRVHHKSVAERCVGNFPALEEPPNRSSLDESVLQMASSRHDDFTEEDGQTEDVRFTKAHKSTKLQSLKELFEKSCKESAEKFKMASTTSQENLVCLPTPESPQDTSRIVNARASFGKQKSYSQIEQSGFEQIGACGPALDNFNIPGNRRSISTDVGYEFQISKNIGIRSEKIDKSVAIGKPPKHRSVSKTRTGSESSMCESDMRTRSSRSVDGSPKFAREGSLSSKSSPKSQRDSSPFSQISSDDSPRGIRRCSEESSPRSIRHQSSEENSPKILRVTSDGSPRGTRHVSFQSHNQSITTSQGASGSGVVVVSSEKNERMTKSCSVLNTSPQGASRGSGPEDVMSRSLTLEHSHSLEEATSHLKRRGSIKELMHFFESKQEGIDEEPRQVGRQRVHSVSPTLGLRQSNSRSSESLTLVNVRHSLELPSSSGLSTLEGMSRPQPVRMGPKPFYSVKNN, from the exons AAATGTACGAGTAGATGAAGATGACAACCAGCCCTATAGAAAATGCAGCACTGCTACAATCCGATCAGAGGGGACTGGCACACAGTACTACTCCAAG caTGGTGGAATTCAACACATGTATGATAGCTCCGACACCAGCAGTCTGGATTCCTTCAAGAGTAACTCCTCCTGTATGAGGATCAGGAGAGTGTCCAG CTCGGTCGATGGATCCACCAGGTTCCCCAGGCTGCAGGAGTGTGCCCATTTTCATTATGACGTGGTAGAACTTCCCAATTTTCAG GCATGTTTAAGTGATGAGGAGCAGGAGAATTTTCACCATGTCGTGGGGGAGGAGGAGGGAGGGGCTTTCCTCATCAAGATCACCTGTGGCAACAAGTGCTGGATGGTCAAGCGCACCCTCAAGAACTTCTGCATGCTGGACAGGCAGCTACACAAGTGTATCTTTGACCGCAAGTTCAGCAGGTTGCCTGAACTCCAGAAATCTGATGAAGAAAAAAGTCCCAAG GAAATGGAACTTTTTCTTCAGGCCTACCTGAAGAGATTTTCTGACATAGCTGGTAGTATGATCAACTGTGGCTCTGTGCTCAACTGGTTTGAG ATTGATAATCGTGGAAACCGTTTACTGGTTGTGGATGATTCAGGGATCAATACCCCAGCCATCGCTGCAGCCCATGCAGTCAAAAGATACACATCCCAGGCCATCGATGAAATCTCGCTAGAG GTTGGAGACATTGTGTCTGTGATTGATATGCCCTCCACTGATGACACAATTTGGTGGCGGGGAAAACGAGGATTTGAG GTGGGCTTTTTCCCTGCAGAGTGTGTGGAAGTGATAGGGGACAAAATCCCGGCCTCTGTCCAATCAATGGTGCCCCTCAACAGCAATAGTAAGAAACCTT TAGTCCGTAAGCATGGGAAGTTTCTGTCCTTTCTTCGGATGTTCTTCAACACTCGTCCTCCACGGAACCAGTTGAAACAGTCTGGGATTGTCAAGGAGAGGGTGTTCGGTTGTGATCTGGGGGAGCACCTGCTCAATTCAGGGCATGATG TTCCTCTTGTGTTGAAATGCTGCTCTGCATTTATTGAGGAGATGGGCATTGTTGATGGGATATACAGACTTTCTGGAATCACATCTAACATACAAAAATTAAG ACTTGCTTTTGATGAGGATCGAGTTCCTGACCTAACAGAAGAGATATACCTACAAGACATTCACTGCATCAGCTCACTGCTCAAAATGTACTTCAGGGAACTCCCTAATCCTCTGCTGACCTACCAGCTCTACGACAAGTTTGCT GACGCAGTGCGAGATGAAGACAATAAACTGTGGAAGATCCATGATGTCGTCCAACAACTTCCCCCGCCTCATTACAG GACTACTGAGTTCCTGATGCGCCATCTAGCTAAAGTTGCAGCATTTGGGAAGGAAACTGGTATGCATTCCAAGAATCTGGCCATTGTGTGGGCCCCAAATCTTCTCAG GTCAAAGGAGCTGGAGTGTGGGGGAGGAGCAGCAGCCCTGCAGGGGGTGGGGATCCAGGCAGTCGTCACTGAATGCTTGATTGTTTATGCAGACCTTATCTTCAGTGACAAACTTCCATCATATTCCTCTCCAGAATTGAAAC CCTCAAGGAAAAAACCAAGACCCAAATCTCTAGCAATTTCCACGCCCACAAAGTTGATAACCTTGGAAGAAGCAAGGGAGAGGGCCCTTTCGGCCAGTCTTCGTCCTCCACACCAGAAATACATTGATGTGGGCAGTGGGCCCAAAGGCTTACCTGAGAAGTACCACACAGTACTGGATCTACCTGGCTACAG GAAGAAGATGCCTCTTAAGGAGGTTGGAAATTTGAAAGCCAAAAAATCTCCTAGTGGATGGAGGTCCATATTTTCTAAGGGAAACCGACAAAGCAGCATCAAACACAAAAATCACAAAAGTGGATTATCAC AATCCTTGGGCACTGGAATGGAGAGAAAGGCCATCACAGAGGAGGATGTTCAGACCTGGAAGAGGAGGCGACTAAGAGGAGCGAAGAGTGCCGAGTCTCTCCTTGTCCTTCCTCAGTCCTCCTCCATTGACAGTACCAAGAGGATGTCCAGGCTTGTGGATGAGAACATGCTCATGAAAATGTTCCAAG AAGAAGAAGGCCGGCGACCTTTAGGTCACAAGAGATCTCTATCCTCAGAGTCCCCTAGGAGCCTCATGCATACAGAGGAGGCTGTAACCTACCCTAGCTACATTGTGGCTGGATCTAGAGAAATGGCAATTGATGTGTATGATCtgaaag ATTGTGTTGAGAATGAAAACCCTGAGAAAAGGAAACAGAAGCAAACCTTTGTTCGTTCTGAACCAAAGAGGAGAGTTGTATCACATAGGAGGACCCCCTCAGCACCTCTCAGTCCTAAACTTGATGACTCCCGCGAAAAAAGCAGGAGTCCAAAAATGTCAAAGCAAAAGGGCATCTCACAAAGTGTTATTGAAATAGAGCATCGAGGAACAGAGGGACTGAGAGAAAATCTTATGTCATCTTCCATTGACGCAGAAAAATTTGTGTTACACATGGATGACAAAGACTTGCTAAAACCAATCGATCAAAAGAGCAAAAGCCCCTCAAGTGACAGTCGGAGACTTAGGAAATCACCACAGAGAGATTCAAAGGAAATGTCTGCTTCTCCTAAAGAACAGAGAAAGACCTTAGACATTAGTGACAAACTACAGAGGAAGGACGAAGTGATCGATTTACCAGAGAGTCCTGGAGCTAGAAGGAAGAACTGGCTAAGCAGTTCATCTTCCACCACCTCCACAACTCCAGATGAACCTCCATTACATCAGTATTTCTCCAGACATCACGACTATGCAGAAATCTCAAACAGTGAAAGTGAACTTATCGACAACATCCAGTCATCTTCTACCTTAAAGGCAGAGGAAAACGCAAACCGATTATCGGACAATTACGACAATGTGGATAATGCAATGTTTTTTCTTCCATCAGATGACACGGATCTACTGCAGTCCATTGATCAGGCAACACAGTCTATTAATCAAGCTTTGGACAACACTGTAACCTCATATTCCTAcagcgaaagtgaaacaaacTTTTCCTCTGTGGAGTTTTCAAAGAGTAGAACTAATGAATGTTCTAGAATGTCGAAGTGTTTAAGTGTCCCCTCTGACATTCAAAAATCTCTTGAAAACCTAACCTCTGGAAGCCAAACTGACTTGTTATCTTCCATAACTTTAAGTGAAGTATCTACTTCCATAGACAGTTTCAGTCTCAGTGAGGAAACCAGTTCTGGTGCTGACAGAAAGCGTCGGAGTGCCTCACTGGACAGTCTGACCGAATCACCACTCACACGGACATTGATAGAAATCAATGCTCAGATAGACCAGGCCTTCAAGAACGAAGTCCAAAAAGCAAAGAAACTGAAAGAGGAAAAAAGTTTGTCAATCGATTCTGGTGACTTCAAGGAAGAGATTGCAACAAGTATGTATGAATCTGCCAACCAAGACTCAAATACATTCGTGGACAGACCTGCTGCTGAAGTACAAGTTGTTGAAACTCCAAGATTAATTCGTGCTCCATTACGTAGTGCCAAAGACCAAAACTTTTCATTAAATGTGGGGAAGTCTGCTGAATCTACAAACATTTCATCATCATATCAAACCAAAACACGCACTCCTGAGGAGCATTTAGTTGCTTTTTCCTCTGTACAGCAAGTTCACAGTGCTTCATCAGAATCCAGAATAATCTCACCTCAAGAATCTCCCAAGCAAAACCTAAAAGGATCTGCCTCATCCCTCATTTCTATGTCACCTTTGTCGAGTCCAGTCATGGCAAGGACAGGAAGTTCTCCCATGTCAAGTCCTGTTCAGAGACGCCCAAAACGTTCACAACCAGACACCCCCACCCAGCCCTGGGCCCAAGATAGTCCAATCTCTAGTCCTGGTGCTGCTCAGGGGGGTTACGTTTCACCATTAATGAGTCCAGCTAGCTCAGACCAATCCTTTGATTACGATTCTCAACAGAGAAAAATGCTGTCCAGGAGAGGAAAAGTGACTTTTGATTTGTCTGATGATGATCTCTATTTTCTTTCACAACAAGGAAAGAAGAGAGAAACACTTAAAAGATCTGACTCTAATTCATCCTCTTCAACTGTATCTAGTCTTTCGAGTCCAGAGGCCCGGGTAAAACAAACCTCCAAACCTGACAATTCTCCTTCTGCAATTCCAAAGCAGTCAGCTAAAAGAGATTTTCCACATTTATTGCTCTCTTCCTCAAACACTGATACAAAATCCACTTCTAGTCCACGTTCTCCTCGCAACCAGCCAAGATGGGAAGATTTGGCTGGGCTTAACCAAGATTTTCGAGCAATGGCTGGTTTAGATAAATCATCCAACAAACCACAAGGAAAATCAAAAGAAGGGAAGTCAACTACACCACTGACAAAATCTTCATCAAACCATGAAAACTTAGATTCTTCTTTTGACAAAAAGATTCATGACCTTTCCAATTTTAATGAACTCTGGAAAACCCAGCTTGCACCAACTGGTGATGTGTGTAGATTAACTGATAATAGAGACAATGGTCATGGTGGGAATAAACACCAGTTAAAGAGATCTGTGACATTACCAGCTTCCATGGAAGTGCCGCAGACATTTGACCAGAGGGACCGCAGCCCAGAGTGTAGCACAGAAGAAAGGACTGTTGTGGAGCATAAACCAATGATCAAAAAAAGTTTGACAGACTGTGATCTCCCTCAAATAAAACACTGTAGTATTGTAACACAGGGAAGCACAGACACTTCCTCAAGTTCTGAAATGCATTTATGTGAATCTGGAGCAAGTCTTGTGGTGCATGAAGAAAACAGTATGGATAGTCAAGTGAATATATGTAGGAGTGAAAGTTACAACCTAGCTGTGGGACATTCAGTGGGAAGAAATGACATCCAGGACAAGgagcaaacaaacaaaccagCACAGATTGGaaagaaaatcaacaaaaccCACAAGGTTGATGGGAAAGATGTTGTATTGAATATGCCAGTTCTACCCCCTTTGGAGTTGTCTGGATTCCCCAAGTTTGAAAACTCAGATCAAGTTCCCATAACTGGTGCTTCCAAGCTAAGCtgtgataaaaatgaaaaagctGGCAATTGCAATGATTTGTTGGGAGGTGAAGCAAGCTTCCCTGTAAACTTGTCTGACAGTTATTATGACAATTCAGATATGAATACATATGGAGGCGACAACTCTTTAAATGATACAAATTCATTTGGAGGTCATAGCAGTATGATGGATGAGATTGACATCAATGAAAGTTGTTTTGGAATTCCAACACATCAGAATCTCAGCAATGAAATAAGAGAGAAAATGCAAGATCGATTCAAAGTGAAGGATCATAGCTCTACATTTAATGACACTATACAACCAGGACTTAATGTTCGCGAATTCCCAGATCACATGGTAATCGATGAAAATTACGACCATCCTCATGGAATGGACGTTGATGCTTCAGTGCTGGCTACTGGGTACACATCCATAACCAGACCAGCAGAAGACATTCAGATGTTGTCACAAGGGCCACTGATCACTGCAGAACCGTTTGTGGTTGAACAGATTGAACCAGTTAGTCAAATGGTTCATCCCATTGATAATTCTGAGGAAGAGGCACAGAATGCAATCAATGCAGACAAAGAGTTCAATATGACACTTCAAACATCATTGAATCAGAATGCCTTCTTCAAACCTTTGTGTGACAGAGAGACTGCCATGGAAACTGACGTCTGCAGCAGTGTCAGTGGACCACTTCCTCAGCTTCCCCCTCCAGAACAGCAGTTCCTAGAAGTTCATAGACCACGTGTCATGAAAACTAAATCAAAAACTCTCTCAAGTGAAGGGAGTTCAGAGAAAGGTGAAAACGAGGTGATAGTGGAGCATAGAGcaagttttaagaaaaaagcCCCTGTTCCTCTGCCAACCTCCAAATTAAGAAAAGAGCGCAAACAACCAATGGAAGCACTTGATTTCTCTGACTTGAATGATGATGTTTTTGTCGATGATGTAAAGTCAAATATAACCAGTAGCAAATTAGTTAGTCGTGTTCATCATAAATCTGTAGCAGAAAGATGTGTTGGAAATTTTCCAGCTTTAGAAGAGCCCCCTAACCGTAGTTCTCTGGATGAATCTGTCCTGCAGATGGCTTCATCACGTCATGATGATTTCACAGAGGAAGACGGTCAAACAGAAGATGTCAGGTTTACAAAAGCTCACAAGTCAACAAAGTTGCAAAGTCTTAAGGAACTGTTTGAAAAGTCATGTAAAGAAAGTgcagaaaaattcaaaatggccAGTACTACATCTCAAGAAAATTTAGTTTGCTTGCCGACCCCAGAGTCCCCTCAAGACACAAGTAGAATTGTGAATGCTAGAGCTTCGTTTGGAAAACAGAAGTCTTATTCACAGATTGAGCAGTCAGGATTTGAACAGATTGGTGCATGTGGTCCTGCATTGGATAATTTCAATATCCCAGGAAACAGGAGAAGCATTTCGACAGATGTGGGTTATGAATtccaaatttcaaaaaatattggaataagaagtgaaaaaattgataaatctgTTGCAATAGGGAAGCCTCCTAAACATAGGAGTGTTTCAAAGACAAGGACTGGTAGTGAGTCATCTATGTGCGAGTCTGACATGAGGACAAGGTCTTCTCGATCTGTTGATGGATCTCCAAAGTTTGCTCGAGAGGGATCTCTTAGTTCAAAAAGTTCGCCAAAATCTCAGAGAGACTCCTCTCCCTTTAGCCAAATTTCATCAGATGACTCCCCTCGAGGAATTCGTCGGTGTTCCGAAGAAAGCTCACCTCGAAGTATTCGGCATCAATCTTCCGAGGAAAACTCACCCAAAATTCTAAGGGTCACATCTGATGGCTCTCCCAGGGGAACAAGGCATGTTTCCTTTCAGAGCCACAATCAGTCTATAACAACCTCACAAGGTGCGTCTGGGAGTGGCGTGGTGGTGGTTAGCTCAGAGAAAAACGAAAGAATGACCAAGTCATGTTCAGTGTTAAACACTTCACCCCAAGGTGCATCCAGAGGTAGTGGTCCAGAGGATGTGATGAGCAGGTCTCTGACATTAGAACATTCTCATTCTCTAGAGGAAGCCACATCTCATCTCAAAAGAAGAGGGAGCATTAAAGAGCTCATGCATTTTTTCGAAAGTAAGCAGGAAGGGATTGATGAAGAACCACGACAGGTCGGTCGACAGCGTGTTCACAGTGTTTCGCCAACTTTAGGACTAAGACAATCCAACTCGCGATCTTCTGAATCTTTGACCCTTGTTAATGTCCGTCATAGTTTAGAGTTGCCATCATCAAGTGGTCTATCAACCCTGGAGGGGATGTCGAGACCACAACCAGTTCGAATGGGTCCTAAGCCATTTTACAGTGTCAAAAACAATTGA